The following are encoded together in the Drosophila biarmipes strain raj3 chromosome 3L, RU_DBia_V1.1, whole genome shotgun sequence genome:
- the LOC108035220 gene encoding uncharacterized protein LOC108035220: MAIALGCLFLITLASGSQAQWSSHLVPPTNGLGPQIPAATLAPSPTLSQDLDEIQRLIQFKPLNQLLVRYLINDAQFQAFVRIINSNAAFTARWRLLSQPELIIFLQWTDQQLLASGGSFELEEQRLKVSLLNQFPYWSGTVFGWQGFLNEAQLYFPLYAIRAHINAKVLQQGIFAQFWQRLQGLRGMYERWLASVETTQVLAELQKAGIDTVQLDGIIREFFGWNAVNGTAESTAAPATPAAPTVIPGVVLPPGNALPVVV; the protein is encoded by the coding sequence ATGGCCATCGCTCTGGGCTGCCTCTTCCTGATCACACTGGCCAGTGGATCCCAGGCACAGTGGTCTTCTCATCTGGTGCCGCCAACTAATGGCCTTGGGCCGCAGATTCCAGCAGCCACCTTGGCTCCTTCGCCCACCTTATCCCAGGATCTGGATGAAATCCAGCGTTTGATCCAGTTCAAGCCCTTGAACCAGCTCTTGGTGCGCTACCTAATCAACGATGCCCAGTTCCAGGCCTTCGTGCGGATCATCAACAGCAATGCCGCATTCACCGCCCGTTGGCGCCTTCTCTCTCAGCCGGAACTCATCATCTTCCTGCAGTGGACGGACCAGCAGCTGTTGGCTTCGGGTGGTTCCTTCGAGTTGGAGGAGCAGAGGCTGAAGGTCAGCCTGCTGAACCAATTCCCCTACTGGTCCGGCACAGTGTTCGGCTGGCAGGGATTCCTCAACGAGGCGCAGCTCTACTTCCCGCTGTATGCCATTCGAGCACACATCAATGCCAAAGTGCTGCAGCAGGGCATCTTCGCTCAGTTCTGGCAAAGATTACAGGGTTTAAGGGGGATGTATGAACGCTGGTTGGCCTCCGTGGAAACTACCCAGGTGCTGGCTGAACTTCAGAAGGCCGGTATCGATACCGTCCAGTTGGATGGCATCATCCGAGAGTTTTTCGGTTGGAATGCTGTAAATGGAACTGCGGAATCCACTGCTGCTCCTGCAACTCCAGCTGCCCCCACCGTAATTCCGGGTGTA